From the Terriglobia bacterium genome, one window contains:
- a CDS encoding tetratricopeptide repeat protein: MLRKSLFWLPILLLGLIGLEGLCFSAKSVVVFPFENNTKNPTMEWIGQSFVETLNEQLASSWLSPVTEEQRNAIYDRLGLPFDGDFSRATLIKVGEDLDANYAVLGSFHYEQSEFSAAAELVNVDTSRLEARFVEKGPLDALKKIQSRIAWRILTHFDSTFPYNQEDFYKQFGEVPLSAFENYVRGRRAVDSKSQLQYFLKAERIDPNYSNAIFQIGRIYFLQKDYATSQLWLRRITKEERHFHEAAFYLGLDYYFMKNFEKASAAFSSILTDLPLNEVFNNLAAALSRMGASTQVVRNYQKAIEGDPGEADFYFNLGYHFWKSGDQAPAARYLRESLQLNPQDAEAAYLLANSLETLKQADESSHYFRLASRLNPKAVSWTVASLPPLERVKLNFDAMAFRELKATLDSLQEQKLKNRPPAEQISEHMRRGSEYFEELRNQDAAREFERVLALDPNSSEAHGYLGRIHEREGELEEAIADWRNSLRAADSAMAHTALAHLYYTLNRPKEAEQEIAAALVLEPENREAIELRALLLEKPSPGKR, encoded by the coding sequence TTGCTTCGTAAATCTCTGTTTTGGTTACCTATACTCCTGCTTGGCCTGATAGGGCTGGAAGGCCTCTGCTTTTCCGCCAAGTCGGTAGTCGTGTTTCCGTTTGAAAATAACACCAAGAATCCCACCATGGAATGGATCGGACAGAGTTTTGTCGAAACGCTGAATGAGCAATTGGCGTCGAGCTGGCTCAGCCCTGTTACTGAGGAACAACGCAACGCCATCTATGACCGGCTGGGGCTCCCCTTTGACGGAGATTTCAGCCGCGCCACGCTGATCAAAGTAGGAGAGGACCTGGATGCCAATTATGCTGTTTTGGGCTCTTTTCATTATGAGCAGTCCGAATTCTCTGCGGCGGCGGAGCTCGTTAACGTCGACACCTCACGCCTTGAGGCAAGGTTCGTGGAAAAGGGGCCCTTGGACGCGCTCAAGAAAATTCAAAGCCGGATTGCATGGCGGATTCTGACTCACTTCGACTCCACGTTCCCATACAATCAGGAAGACTTTTACAAGCAGTTCGGAGAAGTGCCTCTCAGTGCTTTCGAGAATTACGTGCGCGGCCGCCGGGCGGTCGACAGCAAGTCTCAACTTCAATACTTCCTGAAGGCTGAACGGATTGACCCGAACTATTCAAATGCGATTTTTCAAATTGGAAGGATCTACTTCCTGCAAAAAGACTATGCCACCTCCCAACTCTGGCTTCGACGGATCACCAAGGAGGAGCGGCATTTCCACGAGGCTGCGTTTTACCTGGGGCTCGATTACTACTTCATGAAGAATTTTGAAAAAGCCTCGGCGGCATTCAGCTCAATCCTCACCGATCTGCCGTTGAACGAAGTCTTCAATAATCTGGCGGCGGCCCTGAGCCGAATGGGGGCTTCGACCCAGGTAGTGCGCAACTACCAGAAAGCGATTGAGGGCGACCCGGGAGAAGCCGATTTCTATTTCAACCTGGGCTATCACTTCTGGAAGTCGGGCGACCAGGCTCCGGCCGCGCGCTACCTTCGCGAATCGCTCCAGTTGAATCCACAAGATGCAGAGGCAGCCTACCTGCTGGCGAACTCGCTGGAGACCTTGAAGCAGGCGGACGAAAGCTCACATTATTTCCGGTTAGCGTCGCGACTCAATCCCAAGGCCGTCAGCTGGACCGTTGCTTCCCTGCCTCCCTTGGAGCGGGTCAAACTCAATTTTGACGCCATGGCGTTTCGGGAGCTGAAAGCCACTCTCGACTCCCTGCAGGAGCAGAAACTTAAGAACCGCCCTCCAGCAGAGCAGATCTCGGAACATATGAGGCGGGGGTCTGAGTACTTCGAGGAGTTAAGGAACCAGGATGCGGCCCGGGAATTCGAACGGGTCCTGGCACTCGACCCGAATTCCAGTGAGGCGCACGGTTATCTGGGTCGAATCCACGAGCGGGAGGGCGAGTTGGAGGAGGCGATCGCGGATTGGAGGAATTCGCTTCGGGCCGCGGATTCCGCCATGGCGCACACGGCGCTCGCTCATCTCTATTACACCTTGAACCGGCCAAAGGAAGCAGAACAGGAGATCGCGGCGGCGTTGGTCCTGGAACCGGAGAATCGCGAGGCCATCGAACTCAGGGCTTTGTTACTGGAGAAACCATCACCCGGGAAACGATAG